Proteins encoded by one window of Massilia sp. NR 4-1:
- a CDS encoding alpha-1,6-glucosidase domain-containing protein, with protein sequence MAEKVLRGRRHALKWSLGASLVLAAFGAQAQTNGMQLASCDAPFQQMLQASQTFDARAVWLDRHLIKWPGADGKAQFKLYYSAQGLLNAKPGAKVGGADGALTLKVHDAALSAELQQRFKYLGHAPVLSLQAADAAKLPELLKQQVLVVQENADGTVRDVTGLQTAGALDDLYVTAEQAQDLGATVRKNGTSFRLWAPTARQVAVCSYDTGYSKAARIEPMRFDAKTGIWSMSKRGRHAGKYYSYLVDVHAPSAGLVRNLVTDPYSVSLTTDSKRSYIADLDDPKLKPKGWDQHRSPVRVQAQPDMSIYELHVRDFSINDASVSAPNRGKYAAFKESGSNGMRHLAALSKAGMTDVHLLPVYDIGSVPEKGCAIPAPQGAPDSDTQQATVMASHKTDCYNWGYDPYHYSAPEGSYSSDPADGARRISEFRDMVMALHKTGLRVGMDVVYNHTYIAGQDEKSVLDRIVPGYYHRLNLKGEIERSTCCYNTATENRMMGKLMVDSTELWTRHYRIDSFRFDLMGHQPRAVMEKLQARVNKAAGRHIHLIGEGWNFGEVENGARFVQASQLSLNGSGIGTFSDRARDAVRGGGAGDSGERMFSQQGYINGLVYDANAMAGPRPLADLLKASDLVKVGLAGSIRSYPLQTHTGEVRELQAIDYAGQPAGYATQPGEVVNYVENHDNQTLYDANAMKLPLNTSSADRARVQILGAAINAFSQGVAYYHAGFDVLRSKSLDRNSFESGDWFNRLDWTYRDNYFGTGLPPAADNGKDYALLRPLLANAALKPSPEDIAFTRDAFRDLLKIRASSTLFRLRTAEDIKQRLHFLNTGPSQAPTVIAAHIDGSGYAGAGFKSVTYLINVGKSEQSIAGQAGKAFRLHPVHSSASTADKRAAQARYDAASGRFTIPARTALVFVE encoded by the coding sequence ATGGCAGAGAAGGTACTGCGCGGGCGGCGGCATGCCCTGAAATGGTCGCTGGGGGCATCACTGGTGCTGGCCGCTTTTGGCGCGCAGGCGCAGACAAATGGCATGCAATTGGCCAGCTGCGACGCGCCATTCCAGCAGATGCTGCAAGCTTCGCAGACCTTCGATGCGCGCGCCGTTTGGCTCGACCGCCATCTGATCAAATGGCCGGGCGCGGACGGCAAGGCACAGTTCAAGCTCTATTACTCGGCGCAAGGCCTGCTGAATGCGAAGCCTGGCGCCAAGGTCGGCGGCGCCGATGGCGCGCTGACACTGAAGGTTCACGATGCCGCGCTGTCCGCCGAGCTTCAGCAGCGCTTCAAATATCTGGGCCACGCACCGGTTCTGAGCCTGCAAGCGGCCGATGCTGCCAAATTGCCGGAACTGCTCAAGCAGCAGGTGCTGGTCGTGCAGGAGAATGCGGACGGCACGGTGCGCGACGTCACCGGCCTGCAAACGGCCGGTGCACTGGACGACCTGTACGTTACAGCCGAACAGGCGCAAGACCTCGGCGCCACCGTTCGCAAGAACGGTACCAGCTTCCGCCTGTGGGCGCCGACCGCGCGCCAGGTCGCCGTGTGCAGCTACGACACCGGCTACAGCAAGGCCGCACGCATCGAGCCGATGCGCTTCGATGCCAAGACCGGCATCTGGTCGATGAGCAAACGCGGACGCCATGCGGGCAAGTACTACAGCTATCTGGTGGACGTGCACGCGCCCAGCGCTGGCCTGGTGCGCAATCTCGTCACCGATCCTTACTCCGTCAGCCTGACCACGGATTCCAAGCGCAGCTACATCGCCGATCTGGACGATCCGAAGCTCAAGCCGAAAGGCTGGGACCAGCACCGCAGCCCCGTCCGCGTGCAAGCGCAGCCCGATATGTCGATCTACGAGCTGCATGTACGCGACTTCTCGATCAACGACGCCAGCGTAAGCGCGCCGAATCGCGGCAAATACGCGGCCTTCAAGGAAAGCGGCTCGAACGGCATGCGCCATCTGGCCGCGCTGAGCAAGGCTGGCATGACCGACGTCCACCTGCTGCCCGTGTACGACATCGGCAGCGTGCCCGAAAAGGGCTGCGCCATCCCCGCTCCGCAAGGCGCCCCGGACAGCGATACCCAGCAAGCCACCGTCATGGCCTCGCACAAGACGGACTGTTACAACTGGGGCTATGACCCATACCACTACAGCGCGCCGGAAGGCAGCTACAGCAGCGACCCTGCCGATGGCGCGCGCCGCATCAGCGAGTTCCGCGACATGGTGATGGCACTGCATAAAACCGGTCTGCGCGTGGGCATGGACGTGGTGTACAACCATACCTATATCGCGGGCCAGGATGAAAAATCGGTGCTGGACCGCATCGTGCCTGGCTACTATCACCGCCTGAACCTCAAAGGCGAAATAGAGCGCTCGACCTGCTGCTACAACACGGCTACCGAGAACCGCATGATGGGCAAGCTGATGGTCGACTCGACCGAGCTGTGGACGCGCCATTACCGCATCGACTCCTTCCGTTTCGATCTGATGGGCCACCAGCCGCGCGCCGTGATGGAGAAGCTGCAGGCGCGCGTCAACAAGGCGGCGGGCCGCCATATCCATCTGATCGGCGAGGGCTGGAATTTCGGCGAGGTGGAAAATGGTGCGCGCTTTGTGCAGGCATCGCAACTTTCGCTGAACGGCAGCGGCATCGGCACCTTCAGCGACCGCGCGCGCGATGCGGTGCGCGGTGGCGGCGCCGGCGATTCCGGCGAGCGCATGTTCTCGCAGCAGGGCTACATCAATGGCCTGGTGTATGACGCCAATGCCATGGCTGGCCCACGCCCATTGGCCGATCTGCTGAAAGCATCCGATCTGGTGAAAGTGGGGCTGGCCGGTTCGATCCGCAGCTATCCTCTGCAAACCCACACCGGCGAAGTGCGCGAGCTGCAAGCCATCGACTACGCTGGCCAGCCGGCCGGCTACGCGACTCAGCCCGGCGAAGTGGTCAACTATGTGGAGAACCACGACAACCAGACACTGTACGACGCCAACGCCATGAAGCTGCCGCTGAATACCAGCAGCGCCGACCGCGCCCGCGTGCAGATTCTGGGCGCTGCCATCAACGCTTTCAGCCAGGGCGTGGCTTACTATCACGCGGGCTTCGACGTGCTGCGCTCCAAATCGCTGGACCGCAACAGCTTCGAGTCGGGCGACTGGTTCAACCGCCTGGACTGGACTTACCGCGACAACTACTTCGGCACCGGCCTGCCGCCTGCCGCCGACAACGGCAAGGACTACGCACTGCTGCGCCCATTGCTGGCCAATGCCGCGCTCAAACCCTCGCCCGAGGATATCGCCTTCACCCGCGATGCCTTCCGCGACCTCTTGAAAATCCGTGCCAGCAGCACTTTGTTCCGTCTGCGCACGGCAGAGGACATCAAGCAGCGCCTGCACTTCCTGAACACCGGGCCATCGCAGGCGCCGACCGTGATCGCCGCCCATATCGATGGCAGCGGCTATGCCGGCGCGGGCTTCAAGTCCGTTACTTACCTGATAAATGTGGGCAAGTCCGAGCAAAGCATCGCGGGCCAGGCCGGCAAAGCCTTCCGCCTGCATCCGGTGCACAGCAGCGCCAGCACCGCCGACAAGCGCGCCGCGCAGGCCCGCTACGACGCAGCCAGCGGCCGTTTCACCATTCCCGCCCGCACGGCGCTTGTTTTCGTCGAATAA
- a CDS encoding sigma-54 dependent transcriptional regulator gives MATAQTLELGGFAVQACASAEEALSLLRADYAGVIVTDVRLPGRSGLELLAQVVALDAELPVIVVTGHGDVSMAVTAMRSGAYDFIEKPFASERLMDAVDRAQERRRLVLENRHLRAARALHPDTPDLIGRSDAIERLKLLIRNIGPAGVDVLINGQTGTGKEVVARLLHAASGRKGNFVAINCGALPESVFESEIFGHEPGAFTGAQKRRIGKLEYANGGTVFLDEIETMPMALQVKLLRVLQERRLERLGANEGVELDCRIVAASKADLLQLSAQGLFREDLYYRIGVVSIDLPRLRERREDIPLLLAHFVQEAALRYQRPLPTWTTQEMESWQVADWPGNVRELRNFAERLTLGLTSMLPAASAGQHSAASGIPVAAGSGSGLASIPSEPAASVASSPAAAGQTGDETALPMQVDAFERKLILRAIDTAEGNVALAADNLMIPRKTLYDKLKKYQIGTGRK, from the coding sequence ATGGCGACCGCGCAGACGCTGGAGCTGGGCGGCTTTGCCGTGCAGGCCTGCGCCAGCGCGGAGGAGGCCTTGTCCCTGCTGCGCGCCGATTACGCAGGCGTGATCGTGACCGATGTGCGCCTGCCGGGACGCTCCGGCCTGGAGCTGCTGGCCCAGGTGGTAGCGCTGGATGCGGAGCTGCCGGTGATCGTGGTTACCGGCCATGGCGATGTGAGCATGGCGGTGACGGCGATGCGCAGCGGCGCTTATGACTTCATCGAAAAACCTTTCGCTTCCGAGCGGCTGATGGATGCGGTCGACCGCGCCCAGGAGCGCCGCCGCCTGGTGCTGGAGAACCGCCACCTGCGCGCGGCGCGCGCCCTGCATCCGGATACACCTGACCTGATCGGACGCTCCGATGCCATTGAACGTCTCAAGCTCCTGATCCGCAATATCGGGCCAGCCGGCGTCGATGTGCTGATCAACGGCCAGACCGGCACCGGCAAGGAAGTGGTGGCGCGCCTGCTGCACGCGGCCAGTGGGCGCAAGGGCAACTTCGTGGCGATCAATTGCGGCGCGCTGCCCGAATCGGTGTTCGAGAGCGAAATCTTCGGGCATGAGCCGGGCGCTTTCACCGGGGCGCAAAAGCGCCGCATCGGCAAGCTGGAATACGCCAACGGCGGCACGGTCTTCCTCGACGAGATCGAAACCATGCCCATGGCCTTGCAGGTCAAGCTGTTGCGCGTGCTGCAGGAACGCCGTCTTGAGCGCCTTGGCGCGAACGAAGGGGTGGAGCTGGATTGCCGCATCGTCGCCGCTTCCAAGGCCGATCTGCTGCAACTGAGCGCGCAAGGACTGTTCCGCGAAGACCTGTATTACCGCATCGGCGTGGTCAGCATCGATCTGCCACGCCTGCGCGAGCGGCGCGAGGATATTCCCCTACTGCTGGCTCATTTTGTGCAAGAGGCGGCGCTGCGCTACCAGCGTCCCCTGCCCACTTGGACGACGCAGGAGATGGAAAGCTGGCAGGTTGCCGACTGGCCGGGCAATGTGCGCGAGCTGCGCAATTTCGCCGAGCGCCTGACGCTGGGCCTCACATCGATGCTGCCGGCAGCATCGGCAGGCCAGCATTCCGCAGCCAGTGGCATCCCCGTGGCGGCTGGCAGCGGGAGCGGCCTCGCATCCATCCCATCGGAACCTGCGGCCAGCGTGGCCAGCTCCCCCGCCGCCGCCGGACAAACGGGCGACGAGACAGCCCTTCCCATGCAGGTCGACGCCTTCGAACGCAAGCTGATCCTGCGCGCCATCGACACCGCCGAGGGCAACGTCGCTCTCGCCGCAGACAACCTGATGATCCCCCGTAAAACCCTGTACGACAAACTCAAAAAATACCAGATCGGCACCGGCAGGAAATAG
- a CDS encoding ATP-binding protein, which translates to MRARNSFLLLVGLLGAVAAVVAAFWFGTLRAREDSLLQGHRQLQLMAPDLQSVLQRFETLPFVLARQPDLANALAHPNDPAAIERLNGTLQIIQQQAKVGALYLMDRNGLTLGASNWDQPLGFVGKNFSYRPYFHAALRGHAGLFYGIGTSTSEAGYFIAQPVYANGSAGGQVAGVIAVKISLAEFERTWSSSDDPIALADRHGVVFLSNRADWKYHSLLPLREATLAELNHTQQYTGKNITPLQQTPGPFVTLPVGRLGWQLMLFPNQSRVTRVGTLWALATALLLAFAAASLWALHQRRRRMEERLASREALQQAAQELESRIAQRTQQLSETNQHLETKYHTLQQTEHMLRSTQNELVQAGKLAMLGQMAAGITHELNQPLAAIRAFADNARTYLERGQPEQAASNLVHIGAASARMGAIIGQLKGFARKDQNVAAVDLAHSVRASAFLLESEFQRREALLDIDTGTGTMIVAGDAVRIEQVLINLLRNALDAVEAAPLRRVHLVLSREDKQAVVRISDSGEGIPEQVAAHLFEPFFTTKPSGKGLGLGLAISSSIVQAMNGQLRATNRPEGGAEFEMRLPLQTDGGTI; encoded by the coding sequence ATGCGCGCGAGAAACTCATTTTTATTGCTGGTGGGGCTGCTGGGGGCCGTAGCGGCCGTGGTAGCGGCGTTCTGGTTTGGGACGCTGCGGGCGCGCGAGGATTCGCTGCTGCAGGGGCATCGCCAGCTTCAGTTGATGGCACCGGATTTGCAGTCGGTGCTGCAGCGCTTCGAAACGCTGCCCTTCGTTCTGGCGCGGCAGCCGGATCTGGCGAATGCACTGGCTCATCCCAACGATCCCGCGGCAATCGAGCGTTTGAACGGCACGCTGCAAATCATTCAGCAGCAGGCCAAGGTCGGCGCGCTATATCTGATGGACCGCAATGGTCTGACTTTAGGGGCGAGCAATTGGGATCAGCCTCTGGGTTTCGTCGGGAAGAATTTCTCTTATCGTCCTTATTTTCATGCGGCGCTGCGTGGGCATGCGGGACTGTTTTATGGCATCGGCACCAGCACCTCGGAGGCGGGTTACTTTATCGCCCAGCCGGTGTATGCGAACGGCAGCGCGGGCGGCCAGGTAGCGGGCGTGATCGCGGTCAAAATCAGCCTGGCGGAATTCGAGCGCACCTGGAGCAGCAGCGATGACCCGATCGCGCTGGCTGACCGCCATGGCGTGGTCTTCCTCAGCAACCGCGCGGACTGGAAGTATCACAGCCTGCTTCCCTTGCGCGAGGCCACGCTGGCCGAACTGAATCACACGCAGCAATACACCGGCAAGAACATCACGCCCTTGCAGCAGACGCCCGGCCCTTTCGTCACCCTGCCTGTGGGACGCCTGGGCTGGCAGCTGATGCTGTTCCCGAATCAGTCGCGCGTCACGCGCGTGGGTACGCTGTGGGCACTGGCAACGGCTTTGCTGCTGGCGTTTGCCGCGGCTTCGCTGTGGGCGCTGCATCAGCGGCGCCGCCGCATGGAGGAGCGCCTGGCGTCGCGCGAGGCCTTGCAACAGGCGGCGCAGGAGCTGGAGAGCCGCATCGCGCAGCGCACGCAGCAGCTGAGCGAGACGAACCAGCATCTGGAAACCAAGTACCACACGCTGCAACAGACGGAGCATATGCTGCGCTCGACACAGAATGAGCTAGTCCAGGCGGGCAAGCTGGCCATGCTGGGCCAGATGGCGGCCGGGATCACACATGAACTGAATCAGCCTTTGGCGGCGATCCGCGCTTTCGCCGACAATGCACGCACTTATCTGGAGCGCGGCCAGCCGGAGCAGGCGGCCAGCAATCTGGTGCATATCGGCGCCGCCAGCGCGCGCATGGGCGCCATCATCGGACAGTTGAAGGGCTTTGCGCGCAAGGACCAGAATGTGGCGGCGGTCGACCTGGCGCACTCGGTGCGCGCTTCGGCCTTCCTGCTGGAGAGCGAGTTCCAGCGCCGCGAGGCGCTGCTCGATATCGATACCGGCACGGGCACGATGATCGTGGCGGGCGATGCGGTGCGCATCGAGCAGGTGCTGATTAATCTACTGCGTAATGCGCTGGATGCGGTGGAGGCTGCGCCGCTGCGGCGCGTCCACCTTGTTTTGAGCCGCGAGGACAAGCAGGCCGTGGTGCGCATCAGCGATAGCGGCGAAGGTATTCCCGAGCAGGTGGCGGCCCATCTGTTCGAACCGTTTTTCACCACCAAGCCATCCGGCAAGGGACTGGGGCTTGGTCTGGCAATTTCATCGTCCATCGTGCAGGCGATGAATGGACAATTGAGGGCGACTAACCGCCCCGAAGGCGGCGCCGAGTTCGAAATGCGCCTGCCGCTGCAAACCGATGGAGGCACGATTTGA
- a CDS encoding ABC transporter ATP-binding protein has translation MSHITVKGVNKVFKTDSREVVALKDINLHIPQGQFVCLLGPSGCGKSTLLNAIAGFSLPSSGEITADAQLITGPGPERGMVFQEYALFPWMTVEKNIAFGLEVKGMAKDKIEQTVSQLLGMLSLSDFRHRYPKDLSGGMRQRVAIARVLALDSPIMLMDEPFGALDALTRRNLQDELLRIWSELKKTIIFVTHSIEEAIYLADRIIVMTYRPGTVKRDMLVELPRLRDPASAEFNALKRELGQLVMEEQQRHHNDEMRLAAVD, from the coding sequence ATGAGCCATATCACCGTTAAAGGCGTCAACAAGGTATTCAAGACCGACAGCCGCGAAGTGGTCGCGCTGAAGGACATCAATCTGCATATCCCGCAGGGACAATTCGTCTGCCTGCTCGGCCCCTCCGGCTGCGGCAAATCGACGCTGCTGAATGCGATCGCCGGCTTCTCGCTGCCATCGAGCGGCGAGATCACGGCCGACGCGCAGCTGATCACCGGGCCGGGTCCGGAGCGCGGCATGGTGTTCCAGGAATACGCGCTGTTCCCATGGATGACCGTGGAAAAGAACATCGCCTTCGGCCTGGAAGTCAAAGGCATGGCCAAGGACAAGATCGAGCAGACCGTCTCGCAGTTATTAGGCATGCTGTCGCTGAGCGATTTCCGCCACCGCTATCCGAAAGACCTGTCGGGCGGCATGCGCCAGCGCGTCGCGATTGCCCGCGTGCTGGCCCTGGATTCGCCGATCATGCTGATGGACGAACCCTTCGGCGCACTGGACGCGCTGACCCGCCGCAATCTGCAGGACGAGCTGCTGCGCATCTGGTCCGAGCTGAAAAAGACCATCATCTTCGTCACGCATAGTATCGAAGAAGCCATCTACCTGGCCGACCGCATCATCGTCATGACCTACCGTCCCGGCACAGTCAAGCGCGACATGCTGGTCGAGTTGCCTCGCCTGCGCGACCCCGCCTCGGCCGAATTCAACGCCCTCAAGCGCGAACTCGGCCAGCTCGTGATGGAAGAGCAGCAGCGCCACCACAACGACGAAATGCGCCTCGCCGCCGTTGATTAA
- a CDS encoding ABC transporter permease: protein MAKQNWREIAAGAVVPVVVIALWQASAQLGWINPQVLPSPLAVVQKWVEYLLPLTPYDPAAGMSWLGWALSGELLTDTLSSMYRVVVGFAVGAGLALPFGLLMGSSPRMYAWLNPLMQVLRPIPPIAYIPLAILWFGLGNAPAVFLIALGAFFPVLMNTIAGVRQVDGIYIRAARNLGVSQRTMFVRVMLPAAVPYILSGVRIGIGTAFIVVIVSEMIAVNNGLGFRILEAREYFWSDKIIAGMISIGLLGLIIDVGMNKLNNHLLRWHRGLEN, encoded by the coding sequence ATGGCAAAGCAGAACTGGCGTGAAATCGCCGCGGGCGCGGTGGTGCCCGTCGTTGTCATCGCCCTGTGGCAGGCCAGCGCGCAGCTGGGCTGGATCAATCCACAGGTATTGCCATCGCCGCTGGCGGTGGTGCAGAAGTGGGTGGAATACCTGCTGCCGCTGACGCCATACGACCCGGCGGCCGGCATGTCCTGGCTGGGCTGGGCGCTGTCGGGCGAGCTGCTGACCGATACGCTGAGCAGCATGTACCGCGTGGTGGTCGGCTTCGCGGTCGGCGCCGGTCTGGCCCTGCCCTTTGGCCTGCTGATGGGTTCCAGCCCGCGCATGTATGCCTGGCTGAATCCATTGATGCAGGTGCTGCGTCCGATCCCGCCGATTGCCTATATTCCGCTGGCGATCCTGTGGTTCGGCCTGGGCAACGCGCCGGCCGTGTTCCTGATCGCGCTGGGCGCCTTCTTCCCGGTACTGATGAACACCATCGCCGGCGTACGCCAGGTCGACGGCATCTACATCCGCGCCGCGCGCAACCTGGGCGTAAGCCAGCGCACCATGTTCGTACGCGTGATGCTGCCGGCAGCCGTGCCTTACATCCTGTCCGGCGTGCGTATCGGCATCGGCACCGCCTTCATCGTGGTGATCGTGTCCGAAATGATCGCGGTGAATAATGGCCTCGGCTTCCGCATCCTCGAAGCGCGCGAGTACTTCTGGTCCGACAAGATCATCGCCGGCATGATTTCGATTGGCCTGCTTGGCCTGATCATCGACGTGGGCATGAACAAACTGAATAACCATCTGCTGCGCTGGCACCGTGGCCTGGAGAACTGA
- a CDS encoding ABC transporter substrate-binding protein gives MNKLHLLTLSLAAAFSTSAGAQEVVRLGNLKFAHYGAVSYIKEIAPKCGIKVEEHVFAKGPDVMQAILAGELDVGATASEAAIAGRANGAPIYVVAGFAKGGARLVARPDAGIKSVKDLKGKKVGVTRGGIHEVLLVAELAQHGLTASDQPGKDVQLIFLAFADLNQALLGKNLDAIMQSEPQSSQAINKGFGVEVMKPYDTPIGEPVRTMVMSEKFYKERRATAVKFMNCFMQATKTFIDQKPVAEKYVREVIFKGQITKDDFEDAISNSPYTYDISAQHIQITTDVMAKHGIGKMRKPPVATEFVKTDLLDEAKKSLNIK, from the coding sequence ATGAATAAGCTTCACCTCTTGACCCTGTCCCTCGCCGCCGCTTTCAGCACCTCTGCCGGTGCGCAGGAAGTGGTGCGTCTCGGTAATCTCAAATTCGCGCATTACGGCGCTGTCTCGTATATCAAGGAAATCGCGCCGAAGTGCGGCATCAAGGTCGAGGAGCATGTCTTCGCCAAGGGACCGGATGTGATGCAGGCGATTCTGGCGGGCGAGCTGGATGTGGGCGCAACGGCGTCCGAAGCGGCCATCGCGGGCCGCGCCAACGGCGCGCCGATTTATGTGGTGGCCGGTTTTGCCAAGGGCGGCGCGCGCCTGGTGGCACGTCCCGATGCCGGCATCAAGTCGGTCAAGGATCTGAAGGGCAAAAAAGTCGGCGTGACGCGCGGCGGCATCCATGAGGTGCTGCTGGTGGCGGAGCTGGCGCAGCATGGCCTGACCGCTTCCGACCAGCCGGGCAAGGACGTGCAACTGATCTTCCTCGCTTTCGCCGACCTGAATCAGGCGCTGCTGGGCAAGAACCTGGACGCCATCATGCAGTCGGAGCCGCAGTCTTCGCAGGCGATCAATAAGGGCTTCGGCGTGGAGGTGATGAAGCCTTACGACACGCCGATCGGCGAACCGGTACGCACCATGGTGATGAGCGAGAAGTTCTACAAGGAGCGCCGCGCCACCGCCGTCAAATTCATGAACTGCTTCATGCAGGCGACCAAGACCTTCATCGACCAGAAACCGGTCGCTGAAAAATACGTGCGCGAAGTGATCTTCAAAGGCCAGATCACCAAGGACGATTTCGAGGACGCGATCAGCAATTCGCCCTACACCTACGATATCTCGGCCCAGCATATCCAGATCACCACCGACGTCATGGCCAAACACGGCATCGGCAAGATGCGCAAACCGCCGGTCGCCACCGAATTCGTCAAGACCGACCTGCTGGACGAAGCCAAGAAAAGCCTGAACATCAAATAA
- a CDS encoding oligopeptide:H+ symporter, which yields MSQADQHAGNGPLPRQIPYIIANEGCERFSFYGMRNILTPFLISTLLLFIPLEDRASEAKHVFHTFVIGVYFFPLLGGWLADRFFGKYNTIFWLSLVYVAGHACLAIFEDNLKGFYFGLFLIALGSGGIKPLVSAFVGDQFDQTNKKRAKVVYDAFYWMINFGSFFASLLMPLFLKKLGPAVAFGIPGILMAVATLVFWLGNKKYVHIAPQKHNPDSFTNVARTALLARQPGQSRPGLSVALFGAAAAVASLCMSFSWGFVIAACTALVLLLAFGGIGTAMQLERARGAHPDEAVEGVRAVLRILVVFALVTPFWSLFDQKASTWILQANNMQSPMLSLFGWEFQVLPAQMQAVNPLLVMLLIPFNNFAIFPLLRKIGIEPTPLRRMTAGIALSGLAWIIIGWIQLSMDAGTPMSILWQLLPYAVLTMGEVLVSATGLEFAYSQAPAPMKGSIMSFWTLAVTVGNLWVLIVNSSVKNDAVLGHIATSGMSVIAFQMFFFAGFALLTALAFGLYATRYRMVDNYRSDDGQTQTCYGTVPTKS from the coding sequence ATGTCACAAGCTGACCAGCATGCAGGCAACGGGCCGCTACCGCGCCAGATCCCGTACATCATCGCAAACGAGGGTTGCGAACGTTTCAGTTTTTACGGGATGCGCAATATCCTGACGCCGTTCCTGATCAGCACCCTGCTGCTGTTCATTCCGCTGGAAGACCGCGCCAGCGAAGCCAAGCACGTATTCCACACCTTCGTCATCGGCGTCTACTTCTTCCCTCTGCTGGGCGGCTGGCTGGCCGACCGCTTCTTCGGCAAGTACAACACGATTTTCTGGCTCAGCCTCGTATACGTGGCCGGGCATGCCTGTCTCGCCATCTTTGAAGACAATCTGAAAGGCTTCTATTTCGGCCTGTTCCTGATTGCGCTCGGCTCGGGCGGCATCAAGCCGCTGGTTTCCGCCTTCGTCGGCGACCAGTTCGACCAGACCAACAAGAAGCGCGCCAAGGTCGTATACGACGCCTTCTACTGGATGATCAACTTCGGCTCCTTCTTCGCCTCGCTGCTGATGCCGTTGTTCCTGAAAAAGCTCGGCCCCGCCGTGGCCTTCGGCATTCCCGGCATCCTGATGGCTGTCGCCACCCTGGTCTTCTGGCTTGGCAACAAGAAGTACGTGCATATCGCGCCGCAAAAGCACAATCCAGACTCCTTCACCAACGTGGCCCGCACCGCCCTGCTGGCGCGCCAACCAGGCCAATCGCGCCCTGGCCTGAGCGTGGCGCTGTTCGGCGCAGCGGCAGCCGTGGCATCGCTGTGCATGTCCTTCTCCTGGGGCTTCGTGATCGCCGCCTGTACCGCGCTGGTACTGCTGCTGGCCTTCGGCGGCATCGGCACCGCCATGCAGCTGGAGCGCGCACGCGGCGCGCACCCGGATGAAGCGGTGGAAGGCGTGCGCGCCGTCCTGCGCATCCTGGTCGTATTCGCACTGGTGACGCCGTTCTGGTCCCTGTTCGACCAGAAGGCATCGACCTGGATTCTGCAGGCGAACAATATGCAAAGCCCGATGCTGTCGCTGTTCGGCTGGGAGTTCCAGGTGCTGCCGGCGCAGATGCAGGCCGTGAACCCGCTGCTGGTGATGCTGCTGATCCCCTTCAATAACTTCGCCATCTTCCCGCTGCTGCGCAAGATCGGCATCGAACCGACCCCGCTGCGCCGCATGACCGCCGGCATCGCGCTGAGCGGCCTGGCATGGATCATCATCGGCTGGATCCAGCTCTCGATGGATGCCGGCACGCCGATGTCCATCCTGTGGCAGCTGCTGCCGTACGCCGTGCTGACCATGGGCGAAGTGCTGGTTTCCGCCACCGGTCTCGAATTCGCCTACAGCCAGGCGCCGGCGCCGATGAAAGGCTCGATCATGAGCTTCTGGACCCTCGCCGTCACGGTCGGCAACCTGTGGGTACTCATCGTCAACTCCAGCGTCAAAAACGACGCGGTACTGGGGCACATCGCCACCAGCGGCATGAGCGTGATCGCCTTCCAGATGTTCTTCTTCGCCGGCTTCGCCCTACTGACGGCGCTGGCGTTCGGCCTTTACGCCACCCGCTACCGCATGGTCGACAACTACCGCAGCGACGACGGCCAGACCCAAACCTGCTACGGCACCGTCCCCACCAAGTCTTAA